The [Eubacterium] siraeum genome contains a region encoding:
- a CDS encoding transglutaminase-like domain-containing protein yields the protein MNKARNVITEKFTALFLAVITLALVSVNASAAESGDSSTDAVKKPEKCYELVTGGNEEYYSKITINSRSVLISGCYKNDPVTDITLQNCGTVSSTLKVNPDGTFTSVLNPSEPIGSSDRIVITLKSGAMLSYLIMYDDNRYFPDNKLSEQNQSVLEKAVPTSAKSWAGYVTDELTEEGVKQTLDEVAYLADYIAGDIKDDYKKLEAIAKWVSDNIYYDRDARENSVTQSEICIKNVLKSRKTVCVGYSALFSALCEAQGLYVVNVKGTVTSDTVDYSDLADGPVNHEWCAALIDDRWIWVDCVWNSNLKFENNEFISLGANTEMYFDISPLALSFDHCAYLAEKRYYFRAGEYFSQQDTTTPDSRNESTPSAETSAAATKPQIYTAPENYTPVTSDVHAQEDSPDNTNSLILITVLSLFVTAGIVINVINIRQIRKNKK from the coding sequence ATGAATAAAGCAAGAAACGTTATAACAGAAAAATTCACGGCATTATTTCTTGCCGTTATAACGCTCGCTCTCGTCAGCGTAAACGCAAGTGCCGCCGAAAGCGGCGATTCTTCGACCGATGCTGTTAAAAAGCCCGAAAAGTGTTACGAGCTTGTGACAGGCGGAAACGAAGAATACTACAGCAAAATAACCATCAACAGCCGTTCCGTGCTGATAAGCGGATGCTATAAAAACGATCCGGTCACCGACATCACCTTGCAAAACTGCGGTACTGTTTCATCAACTCTTAAGGTAAACCCGGACGGGACATTCACCTCTGTACTTAACCCTTCCGAGCCTATAGGAAGCTCCGACCGCATCGTTATCACGCTGAAATCGGGAGCAATGCTGAGTTACCTTATAATGTATGACGATAACCGCTACTTCCCCGACAACAAGCTCAGCGAACAGAATCAGTCGGTGCTTGAAAAAGCAGTACCTACCTCAGCAAAATCGTGGGCAGGCTACGTCACCGATGAGCTTACAGAGGAAGGTGTAAAACAGACGCTTGACGAGGTCGCCTATCTTGCCGATTATATAGCAGGCGATATAAAGGACGATTACAAAAAGCTCGAAGCGATAGCAAAATGGGTATCCGACAATATCTATTACGACCGTGACGCAAGAGAAAATTCGGTAACTCAGTCCGAGATATGTATAAAGAATGTTCTCAAAAGCCGCAAAACAGTATGCGTCGGCTATTCCGCACTTTTCAGCGCACTGTGTGAAGCACAGGGACTTTATGTTGTAAACGTAAAAGGTACGGTAACATCAGACACGGTAGATTACTCCGACCTTGCAGACGGACCGGTAAACCACGAATGGTGCGCCGCACTGATTGATGACAGATGGATATGGGTAGACTGCGTATGGAACAGCAACCTGAAGTTTGAAAACAACGAGTTTATTTCCTTAGGAGCAAACACCGAAATGTATTTTGATATTTCACCGCTTGCCCTGTCCTTCGACCATTGCGCATATCTTGCCGAAAAGCGTTATTATTTCCGTGCCGGCGAATATTTCAGCCAACAGGACACAACCACCCCCGACAGCAGAAATGAAAGCACCCCATCGGCGGAAACCTCCGCAGCTGCAACCAAGCCTCAGATCTATACCGCTCCCGAAAATTATACGCCCGTTACGAGCGATGTACACGCACAGGAAGACAGTCCGGACAACACAAACAGCCTAATATTGATAACAGTTCTTTCGCTGTTTGTGACTGCAGGGATTGTTATAAATGTTATCAATATAAGACAAATAAGAAAAAACAAAAAGTAA
- a CDS encoding peptidylprolyl isomerase — MVVIEMENGKKIKIELYPEIAPITCANFEKLVKEGFYDGLIFHRVISGFMIQGGDPEGTGMGGAKENIKGEFAQNGVKNDLKHTRGVISMARSMMPDSASSQFFIMHKDAPHLDGSYAAFGKVVDGMDAVDEIADTEVDWNDKPTTPQVMKRVYIED, encoded by the coding sequence ATGGTAGTTATCGAAATGGAAAACGGCAAAAAGATAAAGATAGAGCTTTATCCCGAAATTGCACCTATCACCTGTGCAAACTTTGAAAAGCTCGTTAAAGAGGGCTTTTATGACGGGCTTATCTTCCACCGTGTAATCAGCGGCTTTATGATTCAGGGCGGCGATCCCGAAGGCACAGGAATGGGCGGCGCTAAGGAAAACATCAAGGGCGAATTTGCTCAGAACGGCGTAAAGAACGATTTAAAGCACACAAGAGGCGTTATCTCTATGGCTCGTTCGATGATGCCCGACAGCGCAAGCTCGCAGTTCTTTATAATGCACAAGGACGCCCCTCATCTCGACGGAAGCTATGCCGCTTTCGGCAAGGTAGTTGACGGTATGGACGCAGTTGACGAAATCGCAGATACCGAGGTTGACTGGAACGACAAGCCCACAACTCCTCAGGTTATGAAGAGAGTTTATATTGAAGACTAA
- a CDS encoding homoserine dehydrogenase, with translation MAKIAVLGYGVVGSGTVEVIEKNKEGLLKKAGQEIEIKYILDLRDFPDSPYKDKFVKDFNVILNDPEISVVVEVIGGIKPSYDFVKSSLLAGKSVVTSNKELVAKKGAELLKIAHEKGVNFFFEASVGGGIPIIRPLHQCLSANRIDEIAGILNGTTNFILTKMIRDNMAFDDALKTAQELGYAERNPSADVDGIDACRKICILASLSFGKHVYPDNIHTEGITKITPEDVAYCENFGGSIKLIGWASRQDDGKVAVMVCPAFIHEDSQLAGVNDVFNAILVRGDSTGDVVFYGKGAGKLPTASAVVADVVIAVKMNSSSKSLYWEDSDQDFIEDTDKIVLENYVRVNGISKDEAEALFGKVSYLTRKDAPEGELAFITPAISEKDCNEAVAKLGDKLLGRIRVLDY, from the coding sequence ATGGCAAAAATAGCAGTTCTCGGCTACGGTGTCGTAGGCTCAGGCACAGTCGAGGTTATTGAGAAGAATAAGGAAGGTCTTTTAAAGAAAGCCGGTCAGGAGATAGAGATAAAGTACATTCTTGATCTGCGTGATTTTCCCGACAGTCCTTATAAAGACAAGTTTGTAAAGGACTTCAACGTTATACTGAACGACCCCGAAATTTCGGTAGTGGTTGAGGTTATAGGCGGTATCAAGCCTTCATACGATTTTGTAAAGTCATCGCTTCTTGCAGGAAAGAGCGTTGTAACATCAAACAAGGAGCTTGTTGCCAAGAAGGGCGCAGAGCTTCTGAAAATCGCACACGAGAAGGGTGTAAACTTCTTCTTCGAGGCGAGCGTAGGCGGCGGTATCCCGATCATAAGACCGCTCCACCAGTGCCTTTCGGCTAACCGCATAGATGAAATCGCAGGTATCTTAAACGGTACTACAAACTTTATACTTACAAAGATGATCCGTGACAACATGGCATTTGACGATGCATTAAAGACGGCTCAGGAGCTTGGCTATGCCGAGCGTAACCCCTCTGCCGATGTTGACGGTATCGACGCTTGCAGAAAAATCTGCATACTTGCATCTCTTTCGTTCGGCAAGCACGTTTATCCCGATAATATCCATACCGAAGGTATCACGAAGATCACACCTGAGGATGTTGCATACTGCGAGAATTTCGGCGGTTCGATAAAGCTTATCGGCTGGGCTTCAAGACAGGATGACGGCAAGGTAGCCGTTATGGTTTGCCCTGCGTTTATCCACGAGGACAGCCAGCTTGCAGGCGTTAACGATGTGTTCAATGCAATACTCGTAAGAGGCGACTCTACGGGCGATGTTGTATTCTACGGCAAGGGTGCGGGCAAGCTCCCGACGGCAAGCGCTGTTGTAGCAGACGTTGTTATCGCTGTGAAGATGAACTCATCGAGTAAGTCACTTTACTGGGAGGACAGTGATCAGGACTTCATCGAGGATACAGACAAGATAGTTCTTGAAAATTACGTCCGTGTAAACGGCATTTCAAAGGACGAGGCAGAGGCTCTGTTCGGCAAGGTAAGCTATCTTACAAGAAAAGACGCTCCGGAGGGCGAGCTTGCGTTTATTACTCCCGCTATCAGCGAAAAGGACTGCAACGAGGCTGTTGCAAAGCTCGGAGATAAGCTGCTCGGCCGCATAAGAGTTCTTGATTATTAA
- a CDS encoding glycoside hydrolase family 5 protein, producing the protein MKRKVLKSLIALALTVSMLAGCAQSAVTSGENASGGTSATSQSQNVSSYADSKAESSVTSTASTTAAEHTSKSTESSTDTTKADTSAADTPATQTTTVTVTTVSQTTKKPASSTTASQTTKKPMTTTTKKASENKPLPIAEKMRNITSQQLVEDMTFGWNLGNTLDVCQADRDGDGKVNEHVEAGEKVDETLWGNPKATKELFTSLKKNGVNAVRIPVTWRDHMDSNGNIDREWMDRVQQVVDYAYSQGMYVIINVHHDGGGDPKFGAWIIEESQKDYNTFLRKYKNVWKQIAERFKNYSDYLIFESMNEVGFDTLYNKNKADAYNLINKINQDFVDIIRATGGNNAKRHLLIAGYYTDIERTCDSLYKMPDDKAERCILSVHYYTPWDFCTCDIKHTWGTKSEVRQMETLIGKMKKNFVDKGIPVIIGEYAASGSDLSSCIFFIEKLNKLCSDYGIATFIWDSGSQVNRKTYKWRTPQYLEALKRATSGKDYEVVKE; encoded by the coding sequence ATGAAAAGAAAAGTGTTGAAGTCATTAATTGCACTTGCATTGACTGTATCAATGCTTGCAGGTTGTGCGCAGAGTGCGGTAACAAGCGGTGAAAATGCTTCCGGAGGAACATCTGCTACATCGCAATCACAGAATGTGAGCAGTTATGCGGACAGCAAAGCTGAAAGCTCTGTGACAAGCACGGCTTCGACAACTGCGGCAGAGCATACATCTAAGTCAACCGAAAGCAGTACCGATACAACGAAAGCGGATACTTCGGCGGCAGATACACCTGCAACGCAGACAACGACGGTAACTGTAACTACGGTTTCACAGACGACAAAGAAACCTGCATCTTCAACTACTGCTTCGCAAACAACAAAAAAGCCTATGACAACAACCACAAAGAAAGCAAGTGAGAATAAGCCGTTACCGATCGCAGAAAAGATGAGAAATATAACTTCACAGCAACTGGTTGAAGATATGACGTTCGGCTGGAACCTCGGTAATACGCTTGATGTTTGTCAGGCTGACCGTGACGGCGACGGTAAGGTAAACGAGCATGTTGAAGCGGGAGAAAAGGTTGATGAAACGCTGTGGGGCAATCCTAAAGCCACAAAAGAGCTGTTCACATCGCTGAAAAAGAACGGCGTAAATGCGGTGCGTATACCTGTGACGTGGAGAGATCATATGGATTCCAATGGCAACATAGATAGGGAATGGATGGACAGGGTACAGCAGGTAGTCGATTATGCATACTCGCAGGGAATGTATGTTATTATAAATGTACATCACGACGGCGGCGGTGATCCTAAGTTCGGTGCATGGATAATCGAGGAGTCGCAGAAGGATTATAATACATTCCTGAGGAAATACAAAAATGTATGGAAGCAGATAGCAGAGAGATTCAAAAACTATTCGGACTATCTGATTTTCGAGTCGATGAACGAGGTCGGATTTGATACGCTTTACAATAAAAATAAGGCGGACGCATATAATCTGATAAATAAGATCAATCAGGATTTTGTTGACATAATCCGTGCGACAGGCGGAAACAATGCAAAGCGTCATCTGCTTATTGCGGGATATTATACGGATATAGAGCGCACCTGCGATTCGCTTTATAAAATGCCTGACGACAAAGCAGAAAGATGTATCCTGTCGGTACATTACTACACACCGTGGGATTTCTGCACCTGCGATATAAAGCACACATGGGGTACAAAGTCGGAAGTCAGACAAATGGAAACGCTTATCGGCAAGATGAAAAAGAACTTCGTTGACAAGGGAATACCTGTAATAATCGGTGAATATGCGGCAAGCGGAAGCGATCTTTCTTCCTGTATATTCTTTATAGAAAAGCTGAACAAGCTGTGCAGTGATTACGGTATAGCAACGTTTATATGGGATAGCGGCAGCCAGGTAAACAGGAAGACATACAAGTGGAGAACTCCGCAGTATCTTGAGGCATTAAAGCGTGCAACAAGCGGCAAGGACTACGAAGTAGTCAAGGAGTGA
- the pyrH gene encoding UMP kinase, whose product MSENQPKYKRILLKLSGEALAGDKKMGLDMPTVTEICKSIKKCYDVGTEIGIVVGGGNYWRGRSSENMDRVRADHIGMLATAMNALAVADVLESLGCQVRVQTAIDMKQIAEPYIRQKAVRHFEKGRIVIFGCGTGSPFFSTDSAAALRAAEINADILLKATMVDGIYDKDPHKYDDAVKYDSLTHQQILVQSLKVMDSAAAAMCRENKTPILVFDLSRPDNIFDAVMGKKIGTVVSDK is encoded by the coding sequence ATGTCCGAAAATCAACCGAAGTATAAGAGAATACTTTTAAAGCTCAGCGGCGAGGCGCTTGCAGGGGACAAGAAGATGGGTCTTGATATGCCCACGGTCACCGAAATATGCAAGAGCATAAAGAAGTGCTATGACGTCGGTACCGAGATAGGTATCGTTGTCGGCGGAGGCAACTACTGGAGAGGTCGTTCAAGCGAGAATATGGACAGAGTAAGAGCCGACCATATCGGTATGCTTGCTACAGCGATGAACGCACTTGCAGTTGCCGATGTACTTGAAAGCCTCGGCTGTCAGGTCCGTGTGCAGACTGCCATTGATATGAAGCAGATAGCCGAGCCGTATATAAGACAGAAGGCTGTAAGGCATTTTGAAAAGGGAAGAATAGTGATATTCGGTTGCGGTACGGGCAGCCCGTTCTTCTCGACAGACAGTGCCGCCGCACTGAGAGCCGCAGAGATAAATGCGGATATACTGCTCAAGGCGACTATGGTTGACGGTATCTATGACAAGGATCCGCATAAGTATGACGATGCTGTTAAGTACGATTCGCTCACACATCAGCAGATACTCGTGCAGAGCCTCAAGGTTATGGACAGTGCTGCTGCGGCTATGTGCCGTGAGAACAAGACACCTATCCTTGTATTCGATCTGAGCAGACCGGATAATATTTTCGATGCTGTAATGGGCAAGAAGATAGGTACGGTAGTCAGCGACAAGTAA
- a CDS encoding sigma-70 family RNA polymerase sigma factor yields MRNTEDSRIIELFFARDEKAISETHGKYGRYCYSIAYNILAVNEDCEECVNDTLMKAWNAIPPQKPKKLSAFLGRITRNLSLNRFFEKTADKRGSGQTAAVLDELAECVSSGVTTEDISDNNTLRHALNDFLICLEPEKRIIFMQRYWYMMSVKAIAAEHSSTESRIKMILLRTRSELKEHLIKEGITL; encoded by the coding sequence GTGAGAAATACGGAAGACAGCAGGATTATAGAATTATTCTTTGCAAGAGATGAAAAAGCAATATCCGAAACCCACGGCAAATACGGCAGATACTGTTACTCTATCGCCTACAACATACTTGCCGTGAATGAGGACTGCGAGGAGTGCGTAAACGATACGCTGATGAAGGCGTGGAATGCAATTCCGCCGCAGAAGCCGAAAAAGCTGTCGGCATTTCTCGGCAGGATAACACGCAACCTTTCGCTTAACAGATTCTTTGAGAAAACAGCAGATAAAAGAGGTTCGGGACAGACAGCCGCCGTTCTTGATGAGCTGGCTGAATGTGTGTCGTCCGGTGTTACTACGGAAGATATTTCCGACAACAACACGCTAAGGCACGCCCTCAACGATTTTCTCATCTGCCTTGAACCCGAAAAACGTATTATCTTTATGCAGAGATACTGGTATATGATGTCGGTAAAGGCGATAGCCGCCGAACATTCATCTACCGAAAGCCGCATAAAAATGATACTTCTCAGAACCCGAAGTGAGCTTAAGGAACATCTTATAAAGGAGGGCATAACGCTATGA
- the spoVAE gene encoding stage V sporulation protein AE produces the protein MQYLWAFLVGGALCAIGQLLIDLTKLTPARILVAYVVSGVILGAVGLYQPLVDFAGAGASVPLTGFGNLLAKGMRKAVEDDGLLGIFTGGFTACSAGVTAAMIFALAVSLIFNRTDRTRQE, from the coding sequence ATGCAGTATTTATGGGCATTTTTAGTCGGCGGTGCGCTTTGTGCTATAGGTCAGTTACTTATCGACCTTACAAAGCTCACCCCCGCAAGAATACTTGTAGCCTACGTTGTTTCGGGCGTGATTCTCGGAGCGGTAGGTCTTTATCAGCCGCTTGTCGATTTTGCAGGCGCAGGTGCGTCCGTACCTCTCACGGGCTTTGGCAATCTGCTTGCAAAGGGCATGAGAAAAGCTGTGGAAGATGACGGCTTACTCGGAATCTTCACGGGCGGATTTACCGCCTGCTCGGCAGGAGTTACCGCCGCAATGATTTTTGCTCTTGCGGTATCACTGATTTTTAACAGAACAGACAGAACAAGACAGGAATGA
- a CDS encoding cofactor-independent phosphoglycerate mutase, whose protein sequence is MKYAVLLCDGMADLPREDIGGTPMSVAHKPNMDKLAKVSRVGLVKTVEDNLKPGSDVANLSVLGYDPAIYYSGRSPLEAGSIGIDMKPTDVSFRTNLVTLSDEPVYEDKTILDYCADDISTEEAAELIKFIDEKLGTDEFRFYSGVSYRHCLIWDHGTTDIGTLTPPHDITGKPIKTHLGVNENGKVLIEMMKKSYDLLKDHPVNLKRIERGLRPANSIWFWGEGVRKELTPFAEKYGKSAAMISAVDLLRGIGKFTGMDVIKVDGATGYIDTNFDGKAQAAVDALKSGKDFVYIHVEAPDECGHRNEVDNKVKAISLIDEKILGKLLDEFKDEDIKILICPDHPTPLELRTHTNAPVPFMIYDSRKKLDGVDCFCEESAAKTGDYIAEGHTLMSSFLAD, encoded by the coding sequence ATGAAATACGCAGTATTACTTTGCGACGGTATGGCCGATCTTCCCCGTGAGGATATAGGCGGAACACCTATGAGTGTTGCACACAAGCCTAATATGGACAAGCTTGCAAAGGTATCAAGAGTAGGTCTTGTAAAGACGGTCGAGGACAACCTGAAGCCCGGCAGTGACGTTGCGAATCTTTCCGTACTCGGTTATGATCCTGCAATATATTATTCGGGCAGAAGTCCTTTAGAGGCAGGAAGTATAGGCATTGATATGAAGCCTACGGACGTTTCTTTCAGAACGAATCTTGTAACGCTGTCGGACGAGCCGGTTTACGAGGATAAGACAATACTCGACTACTGTGCCGATGATATATCTACAGAAGAAGCCGCAGAGCTTATAAAGTTCATTGACGAAAAGCTCGGTACGGATGAATTCAGATTCTACAGCGGTGTAAGCTACCGTCATTGTCTGATATGGGATCACGGTACGACCGATATAGGCACGCTGACTCCTCCCCACGATATAACAGGCAAGCCGATAAAGACGCATCTCGGAGTAAACGAAAACGGCAAGGTGCTTATTGAGATGATGAAGAAGAGTTATGATCTGCTGAAGGATCATCCTGTAAACCTAAAGAGAATCGAAAGAGGTCTTCGTCCTGCAAACAGCATATGGTTCTGGGGCGAGGGCGTTCGCAAGGAGCTTACTCCTTTTGCCGAAAAGTACGGAAAGAGCGCCGCTATGATTTCTGCGGTCGATCTGCTCAGGGGTATCGGCAAGTTCACAGGAATGGACGTTATCAAGGTTGACGGTGCAACAGGCTACATAGATACAAACTTTGACGGCAAGGCTCAGGCGGCTGTTGACGCACTGAAGAGCGGCAAGGATTTTGTATATATCCATGTTGAAGCTCCCGATGAATGCGGTCATCGTAATGAGGTTGACAATAAGGTAAAGGCAATAAGCCTTATTGACGAAAAGATACTCGGCAAGCTGCTTGACGAATTCAAGGACGAGGATATAAAAATTCTTATCTGCCCCGACCATCCCACACCGCTTGAACTGAGAACACATACAAACGCTCCTGTGCCGTTCATGATCTATGACAGCAGAAAGAAGCTGGACGGTGTTGATTGCTTCTGCGAGGAGAGTGCGGCTAAGACGGGCGATTATATTGCTGAGGGTCATACCCTTATGAGCAGTTTCTTGGCTGACTGA
- a CDS encoding polysaccharide deacetylase family protein, whose amino-acid sequence MKVRLTIASLIATLCLAGCSSANTSSLASQPDESSTSVTASASDESRSSAGQTGQDTSAADSSEAVSSSDSESSDVKRIDYELDTSKPTIAITFDDGPNATTTMEVLDILEKYQVRASFFLIGTNINDESAKSVKRAFDLGCDIENHSKTHSYMDKMTADEIKDEVAYVNDKVKEITGTTPKFFRPPYIAVNDTMYENIDMTFISGNGCNDWDDKVTAEYRAKYLEKKAADGVIFLLHDAEGNSKTVEALDKAIPILLEKGFQFATISELFELKGIEISGTDTNIYSELIAG is encoded by the coding sequence ATGAAAGTAAGACTCACAATCGCTTCTCTTATTGCCACACTCTGCCTTGCGGGCTGTTCTTCGGCAAACACATCATCTTTAGCGTCACAGCCGGATGAAAGTTCAACATCGGTAACCGCATCTGCTTCCGATGAAAGCAGATCTTCCGCCGGGCAAACCGGACAGGATACCTCCGCAGCCGACAGCTCAGAAGCCGTTTCTTCATCGGACAGCGAAAGCTCAGATGTTAAACGTATAGATTATGAGCTTGACACGTCAAAGCCGACAATAGCGATAACATTCGATGACGGACCTAATGCCACCACAACTATGGAAGTGCTTGACATACTTGAAAAATATCAGGTCAGAGCTTCTTTCTTCCTTATCGGAACAAATATAAACGATGAATCTGCAAAGTCGGTAAAACGTGCATTCGACCTCGGCTGTGACATTGAAAACCACTCTAAAACACACAGCTATATGGATAAAATGACTGCCGATGAAATAAAGGATGAGGTCGCTTATGTAAACGACAAGGTAAAAGAAATCACAGGTACGACTCCAAAGTTCTTCCGTCCGCCCTACATAGCCGTAAACGATACAATGTATGAGAACATTGATATGACATTTATAAGCGGTAACGGCTGTAACGACTGGGATGACAAAGTAACAGCAGAATACAGAGCAAAATATCTTGAAAAGAAAGCCGCTGACGGCGTAATTTTCCTGCTCCACGATGCAGAGGGCAACTCAAAGACTGTCGAAGCGCTTGATAAAGCGATCCCGATACTTCTTGAAAAGGGCTTCCAGTTTGCAACTATAAGCGAATTATTTGAGCTTAAAGGAATAGAGATAAGCGGAACAGATACAAATATTTATTCCGAGCTAATCGCAGGATAA
- the spoVAC gene encoding stage V sporulation protein AC, translating to MNISKKEYAQLADRYSAPSKLYITVPKAFVIGGLICCTGQFFNDLYIMIGNDADTASAYTSITLVLISALLTGFGQYERIAKHAGAGTLVPITGFANAVVSPALEFKTEGLILGTGAKMFIIAGPVIVYGITAAFVYGIILFVISLFGG from the coding sequence TTGAATATTTCCAAAAAAGAATACGCACAGCTTGCCGACCGTTATTCCGCACCGAGCAAGCTATATATAACAGTGCCGAAAGCGTTTGTGATAGGCGGACTTATCTGCTGTACAGGGCAGTTCTTTAACGATTTATATATTATGATAGGAAACGATGCAGATACTGCGTCGGCGTACACCTCAATAACGCTTGTGCTGATAAGTGCCTTGCTGACGGGCTTCGGTCAGTATGAGCGGATTGCAAAGCACGCAGGCGCAGGCACTCTCGTTCCTATAACAGGCTTTGCAAATGCCGTTGTTTCCCCTGCCCTTGAATTCAAGACCGAGGGTCTCATTCTCGGTACGGGCGCAAAGATGTTCATCATTGCAGGGCCCGTAATAGTCTACGGCATAACGGCGGCATTTGTCTACGGCATAATTCTGTTCGTTATAAGTCTTTTCGGAGGTTGA
- a CDS encoding stage V sporulation protein AD — MAKLISEGTIELDRGVSVYSCAAAVGKMESDGPLGNCFDYAAEGAELGLTTWEKAESTFQQYAFDIALRKGKLIKEDISFIFAGDLLNQCTGSAYGLRDTNISFIGLYGACSTMAESLAMASLFADMRLGEYFAAVTSSHFCSAERQFRFPINYGGVRPPTAQWTATGAGCCITSVAEKPPYVKSVTIGKITDMGIKDANNMGAAMAGAAYDTINRHLLATGTSPADYDVIYTGDLGQVGSELMCELFRRDGTEISHKHKDCGLMLYDREKQDVHAGGSGCGCSASVLCGHILPQIAEGKLHRVLFAATGALMSTTKVQQGESIPGISHLVEISDAL; from the coding sequence ATGGCTAAACTGATTTCAGAGGGTACAATAGAGCTTGACCGTGGTGTGTCGGTTTATTCCTGCGCCGCCGCAGTCGGAAAAATGGAGAGCGACGGACCTCTCGGCAACTGCTTTGACTATGCCGCAGAGGGCGCAGAGCTTGGACTTACCACTTGGGAAAAAGCCGAAAGCACCTTTCAGCAATATGCCTTTGATATTGCCCTTAGAAAAGGCAAGCTCATAAAAGAGGATATTTCATTCATTTTTGCAGGCGATCTGCTTAACCAATGCACAGGCTCGGCATACGGCCTGCGTGACACAAATATATCGTTCATCGGACTTTACGGAGCCTGCTCGACAATGGCTGAAAGTCTTGCTATGGCTTCGCTTTTTGCGGATATGAGGCTCGGAGAATATTTCGCCGCCGTTACCTCGTCACACTTCTGCTCTGCCGAAAGGCAGTTCAGATTTCCCATAAACTACGGCGGCGTTCGTCCCCCTACTGCTCAGTGGACAGCTACCGGCGCAGGCTGTTGTATAACCTCGGTAGCTGAAAAACCGCCTTATGTAAAGAGTGTCACGATAGGCAAGATAACCGATATGGGCATAAAGGACGCAAACAATATGGGTGCGGCTATGGCAGGTGCGGCATACGATACGATAAACCGACACCTGCTCGCCACCGGAACATCTCCTGCCGATTATGACGTAATCTACACGGGAGATCTCGGACAGGTCGGCTCGGAGCTTATGTGCGAGCTTTTCCGCCGTGACGGAACAGAAATCAGCCATAAGCACAAGGACTGCGGTCTTATGCTGTATGACCGTGAAAAGCAGGACGTACACGCAGGCGGCTCAGGATGCGGATGCAGTGCCTCGGTACTGTGCGGACATATCCTGCCGCAGATAGCTGAGGGAAAGCTCCACAGAGTGCTGTTTGCCGCTACCGGTGCGCTTATGTCAACAACTAAAGTACAGCAGGGCGAAAGCATCCCAGGCATTTCCCACCTTGTAGAAATTTCAGACGCTTTATAA
- a CDS encoding Rpn family recombination-promoting nuclease/putative transposase — protein MARNIVKAKLDIIFKKLFTDEGNQHILQAFLSDILEIPYESINNIIVLNSEIMPENIIEKYSRMDIKMTVDGNRLINVEMQIKDEGDYKDRSMYYLSKLYGNQLKSGDGYGKLNQCISINVLNFILFDEWTDFHSSFRMREDKHNSVLTDNFIAHYFELKKIGKNFDKNNKQELWLRLINAETEDELDMLQQTGVKSIQDAVVVLHKMSADEKTRELAEMREKALHIEATEKSFAIAEGERRKEAEILANLKAMGLSEEQIKQALGK, from the coding sequence ATGGCAAGAAATATAGTAAAGGCAAAGCTGGATATAATATTCAAGAAGTTGTTCACGGACGAGGGAAATCAGCATATTTTACAGGCGTTTCTCTCGGACATACTCGAAATACCGTATGAGTCGATAAACAACATAATCGTACTGAACTCCGAGATAATGCCGGAGAACATTATAGAAAAATACAGCCGTATGGACATAAAGATGACGGTTGACGGTAACAGGCTTATCAATGTTGAAATGCAGATTAAAGACGAGGGCGATTACAAGGATCGTTCAATGTACTACCTTTCAAAGTTGTACGGCAATCAGCTTAAAAGCGGTGATGGCTACGGAAAACTCAATCAGTGTATTTCAATCAATGTATTGAATTTCATTCTGTTCGATGAATGGACGGATTTTCATTCTTCATTCAGAATGAGGGAAGATAAGCACAATTCTGTTCTTACTGATAACTTCATCGCTCATTACTTTGAGTTGAAGAAAATCGGAAAGAATTTTGACAAGAACAACAAGCAGGAACTATGGCTCAGACTTATAAATGCAGAAACGGAGGATGAACTTGATATGTTACAGCAGACAGGTGTAAAGTCCATACAGGACGCAGTAGTTGTACTGCACAAGATGAGTGCAGACGAAAAGACAAGAGAACTTGCCGAAATGCGTGAAAAGGCACTGCATATTGAGGCAACCGAAAAATCCTTTGCAATAGCTGAAGGCGAAAGAAGAAAAGAAGCTGAAATCCTCGCCAACCTCAAAGCTATGGGCTTATCTGAAGAACAGATAAAGCAGGCTCTCGGCAAGTAA